In Haemophilus parainfluenzae, the sequence GTACTGGGGGATCAAACGTTAGCCGTCTTATTACGTGTTCCAGCAAATGTAATTGGAGATGGTGTACATACTGTTGCTGAATTAGTTGCCGCTAAAAATGATCATCCTTTACGGGGCGATGGCAGTCGTACGCCATTGAAAAAAATAGCATTGGGGGATATTGAGCAGTTGCAGCTTAAGGAGCAAGGATTAACCGTGGATTCTATTCCTGCAAAAGATCAACTTGTTCAATTACGTGCAAATTCTAATATTAGTACAGGTGGTGATTCTATTGATATGACGGATGAAATGCATGCCAGTTACAAAGAAATTGCGGTAGGGATTAGCAAGGCAATGGGGGCGGCAGTTTGTGGCGTAGATTTAATTATTCCTGATTTGAAACAGCCGGCAGAACCGAGTTTGCGTTCGTGGGGTGTGATTGAGGCAAATTTTAATCCTATGATGATGATGCATATTTTCCCATTTAGTGGACAATCTCGACGATTGACAATGAATGTGATTAAGATGCTTTTCCCTGAATTGCCTTAATTTGGTTATCGGGCTTCATCAGTTGGTGAAGCCCGTTTTACATTCATCGTAATTAGGCTAAAATGGAGACAGTATTCACAATTCTAAAATGAAATTTAATGACAACTTTTACCTTAGAACCTCAAGAAAATGATCGTCTGCAATCCCTTTGTGGTGCATTTGATGAAAATATCAAACTGATTGAAAAAGAATTTAACCTCAATATTTCCCGCAATAATTTCACTTTTACCGTGAAATCAAATGATGAAAATCCTAAATCTTACCATGAGCAATTAATTGATCGTGCGGCTAAATTAATCCAAACATTATATGTGGAGACTGCACCAATTAAAGGGAAAGTGAAAGAGCTTGATTTAGAAGATGTGCATATTGCCTTGCAAGAGAGCAGAATGTTATCGCAAGCGGGAAGTGAGTCACGTAGTGAAAATCACGTTTATAGCACCACAATTAAAACCAAGCGAGGTTTGATTAAACCGCGTGGTGAAAATCAAATTCAGTATTTACACAATATTCTTACGCACGATATTAGTTTTGGGATTGGACCTGCTGGAACGGGGAAAACCTTTTTAGCCGTAGCAGCGGCAGTTGAAGCATTAGAACGCCAAGAAATTCGTCGTATTTTACTGACTCGTCCTGCGGTGGAAGCGGGCGAAAAATTAGGTTTCCTGCCGGGTGATTTAGGCCAAAAAATTGAACCTTATTTACGACCACTTTATGATGCGTTATTTGAAATGCTTGGCTTTGAACGTGTACAAAAATTAATGGAGCGTAATGTGATTGAAATCGCACCATTGGCTTATATGCGTGGTCGCACACTCAATGACAGCTTTATTATTCTAGATGAAAGCCAAAATACAACAGTTGAACAAATGAAAATGTTTTTGACTCGTATTGGTTTTAATTCCAAAGCCGTGATTACAGGGGATGTGACTCAAATCGATTTACCGCGAAGCACAAAATCGGGTTTACGCCACGCTATGGAAGTATTAAGCAAAGTGTCGGAATTGAGCTTTAACTACTTTGAGAGTAAAGATATTGTACGACATCCTGTGGTGGCAAAAGTGGTAAAAGCTTACGAAGAATGGGAAGCCCAAGATGAAATTCGCCGTCAAGAAATCGCAGCGCAGCGTCGAGCTGAACGTGAACAAAAAGTGCGGTCAGAAAATGAAACGAATTTAGGAGAATAGTATGGGCAATATGATTATCGA encodes:
- a CDS encoding PhoH family protein, which translates into the protein MTTFTLEPQENDRLQSLCGAFDENIKLIEKEFNLNISRNNFTFTVKSNDENPKSYHEQLIDRAAKLIQTLYVETAPIKGKVKELDLEDVHIALQESRMLSQAGSESRSENHVYSTTIKTKRGLIKPRGENQIQYLHNILTHDISFGIGPAGTGKTFLAVAAAVEALERQEIRRILLTRPAVEAGEKLGFLPGDLGQKIEPYLRPLYDALFEMLGFERVQKLMERNVIEIAPLAYMRGRTLNDSFIILDESQNTTVEQMKMFLTRIGFNSKAVITGDVTQIDLPRSTKSGLRHAMEVLSKVSELSFNYFESKDIVRHPVVAKVVKAYEEWEAQDEIRRQEIAAQRRAEREQKVRSENETNLGE